A single region of the Archaeoglobaceae archaeon genome encodes:
- a CDS encoding ABC transporter permease, with protein sequence MPIKVVIVKELKTIVRERRLFALILIQPILLTLIFGYAFSGDIKNVRLAIVDESNSKASNALISALSLGEAFDLDYFLATKSESLDLIKRGEVDAMLFIPKDFESGLAKGRAEVEVYADESNSAVANAVVNGIRNLGYSISTKTFGGIEVEQRFVFSTKTRLIDFVAPALIGVVTLMISLILSASSLAREKEEGTLELSLKALNSRDVILGKFLAITAMITLDVLIVMFLIHNLFGVEVKGSFALLILTQLLFLAGSVGIGLSISSISATQLQGIQTVMIFGLINIFLSGFFYPLESMPEAARIFALVIPLTYANTAFREIMVKGSGVEQILPELGILVLYTLVSLTLAVNVLKRMGGGIE encoded by the coding sequence ATGCCAATAAAAGTGGTAATTGTCAAAGAACTGAAGACCATAGTCAGAGAGAGAAGGCTTTTTGCACTAATACTCATTCAGCCTATCTTACTTACTCTCATCTTTGGCTACGCCTTTTCAGGAGACATAAAGAATGTTCGCTTGGCAATTGTGGATGAATCCAACAGCAAAGCATCGAATGCTCTGATTTCGGCTTTGAGCCTTGGAGAAGCCTTTGATCTCGATTACTTCTTGGCTACGAAAAGCGAGAGTTTGGATTTAATAAAAAGGGGAGAAGTTGATGCGATGCTTTTTATTCCAAAAGATTTTGAGAGCGGATTGGCTAAGGGAAGGGCTGAAGTTGAAGTCTATGCCGATGAATCAAACTCCGCAGTGGCTAACGCTGTTGTGAACGGAATAAGGAATTTGGGTTACAGCATTTCAACGAAAACGTTCGGCGGTATAGAAGTTGAGCAGAGGTTCGTTTTTTCCACGAAAACGAGACTCATCGACTTCGTAGCCCCAGCGCTCATCGGCGTGGTTACGCTAATGATCAGCTTAATACTTTCAGCAAGCTCGTTGGCAAGAGAGAAGGAAGAAGGGACTCTTGAATTATCTTTAAAGGCTTTGAACAGCAGAGATGTTATTCTCGGAAAATTCTTGGCAATTACTGCGATGATAACACTCGACGTTTTAATCGTAATGTTTCTGATCCATAATCTATTTGGAGTTGAAGTTAAGGGTAGCTTCGCTCTGCTCATTTTAACTCAGCTTCTCTTCCTTGCTGGCTCGGTGGGAATAGGTTTATCCATCTCTTCAATTTCAGCAACACAGCTTCAGGGAATTCAGACAGTGATGATTTTCGGACTGATAAACATATTTCTCTCAGGTTTCTTCTACCCGCTCGAAAGCATGCCAGAAGCTGCAAGAATCTTCGCTCTCGTTATCCCTTTAACCTATGCGAACACAGCATTCAGAGAGATAATGGTTAAGGGTAGCGGAGTTGAGCAAATTCTTCCAGAACTCGGAATTCTGGTTTTGTATACTCTCGTAAGCCTAACTCTCGCTGTAAATGTTCTAAAAAGAATGGGAGGTGGAATTGAATGA
- a CDS encoding ABC transporter ATP-binding protein — MEKIKIEDLTVRFGKFVAVNNLNMKVRSGEILGLLGPNGAGKTTTIKAILGFVPYEGKVEINAEKIGWMPQNAPLYLNLTVEENLRFFAEAYGVKNAKQKIEELLKLVELEKFRNRLVRNLSGGMKQRCAFACAMVHEPDLLILDEPTAGVDPKLRKSFWEYFESLNKEGKTILITTHYMDEAEKCQRIVLMRGGEILAEGSPEDIKRKALGGEIVKVKVAKAEDAFKKLKSVGLNAELKGNEISVLVDNAKIRVPELFKILGNDILEVEIERETLENAFLRLLGG; from the coding sequence ATGGAAAAGATCAAAATCGAAGATCTCACTGTTCGATTTGGAAAGTTCGTTGCGGTAAATAATCTGAATATGAAGGTCAGATCTGGTGAGATCCTTGGGCTTCTCGGTCCAAATGGGGCGGGAAAGACAACAACCATTAAAGCAATTCTCGGTTTCGTTCCCTATGAAGGAAAAGTGGAGATAAATGCCGAAAAAATTGGCTGGATGCCACAAAATGCTCCACTATATTTAAATCTAACCGTTGAGGAGAATTTAAGATTTTTTGCAGAGGCTTATGGTGTAAAGAATGCCAAGCAGAAGATAGAAGAGCTACTAAAGCTCGTGGAGCTTGAAAAATTCCGAAATAGGCTTGTAAGAAATCTAAGCGGAGGAATGAAGCAAAGATGCGCTTTTGCATGTGCAATGGTTCATGAGCCAGATCTGCTAATTCTCGATGAGCCAACCGCTGGAGTTGATCCGAAGCTTCGAAAGAGCTTTTGGGAATACTTTGAATCGCTGAACAAGGAGGGAAAGACGATTCTCATCACAACACACTACATGGACGAAGCTGAGAAATGTCAAAGAATAGTCCTTATGCGAGGAGGAGAAATTTTAGCAGAAGGGAGCCCAGAAGATATTAAAAGAAAAGCCTTGGGAGGAGAAATCGTCAAGGTAAAAGTAGCAAAAGCGGAAGATGCTTTTAAAAAGCTAAAAAGCGTTGGATTAAACGCTGAGTTAAAAGGAAACGAGATCAGCGTGCTCGTTGACAACGCAAAAATCAGAGTTCCTGAGTTGTTCAAAATTCTTGGAAACGATATTTTGGAAGTAGAAATTGAAAGAGAAACGCTCGAAAATGCATTTCTAAGGCTATTGGGTGGTTAA